The window AGCCCATGAGGGCCTCGCCGGAGAGCTTGAGGAGAATGCGGCGGAAGGCGGGTCTGCCGTCTTCCACGGTGCCGCCTACTCCTCTCCCACCTGGTAGCGGGTGAAGCGGCGGATCACGACGTTCTCGCCCGTCTTCGCGGAGATGTCCTGGCGCAGCTGCTCGATGGTCTTGCCGTCGTGCTTCTCCCCGTGGACGTGCTCCTGGTTGAGCAGCACGACCTCTTCGAGCCACTTACGTATGCGGCCCTCGACGATCTTCGGGCGCACGTTGTCGGGCTTGTCCATCGACTGCTCCTCGAAGATGCGCGCCTCGGCCTGCTTCACGTCCTCGGGCACGTCCTCCTCGGACACGAAGTCCGGGTTTGCGGCCGCGATGTGCAGAGCCACGTCGCGCACGAACTCCTGGAAGTCCTCGTTGCGCGCGACGAAGTCGGTCTCGCAGTTCACCTCCACGAGCACGCCGATCCTGCCGCCCGCGTGGATGTAGCTCGCCACCTGGCCCTCGGATGCCACGCGTCCGCTCCTCTTCTGCGCCTGCGCCTGTCCCTTCACGCGCAGGATCTCCACCGCCTTGTCCACGTCGCCGCCGGCCTCCTGAAGGGCGGCCTTGCAGTCCATCATCCCCGCGCCCGTCCGGTCGCGGAGGGCCTTTACGTCCTTTGCGCTGATTTCCACGGTGCTCACTGACTCACTCCCTGCTCTGCGGCGTTCTCCTGCTGCTCCTGGGTCTGCTCCTGGCTTGGAGCCCCAGACCCTGCCTCCTGCGACCCTGCGACCTGCGACGCCTCAGCCGCAGCAGCCTGCTGCTGCTGCTGCTCCTGCTGCTCCAGCGCCGCGGCCTGTGCCCGCGCCTTCTCGTCCGCCTCGCGTTGAGCGGCCTCGCGCGCCGCGGCCTCCTCGGCCTCGCGGCGGGCGCGCTCCTCGGCCTCGCGGCGCTCCTGCTCCTCGCGCTCGCGCCGCGCGGCCTCCTCCTCCGCGCGGAACTGGGTGGCGCGCTCTGCCACCACGTCGCCGATCGCGTCGACGATGATCTTGCACGAGCGGATCGCGTCGTCGTTGCCGGGGATGGGGTACGTGACGGCGTCGGGGTCCACGTTGGTGTCCACGAGCCCGATGATCGGTATGCGAAGCCGCTCTGCCTCGCGCACCGCGATCGCCTCGGTCTTCAGGTCCACGATGAACACGGCGTCCGGGGTGCGCTGCATGTCGCGCACTCCTCCGAGGTTCATCTCGAGCTTCTCGCGCTCATTGATGGCCGTGATGCGCTCGCGCGTGGGCAGCAGCTCGAGCGTGCCATCCTGCGTCCAGTCGGTGAGCTGGTGCAACCGCCGGATGCGGCGGTTGATCGTCTGGAAGTTCGTGAGCAGTCCGCCCAGCCAGCGCTGGTTCACGTACGGCATGCCGCCCTTCTCCGCGGCTTCCTTCACGGCGTCGCGGGCCTGCTTCTTCGTGCCGACGAACAGCACGGTGCCACCACGGCTGGCCACCTCGGCGGCGAATTCCTGAGCCTGTTGCAGCAGCCGTTCGGTCTGCTGAAGGTCGATGATGTGGATCCCGCCGCGCTCGCCGAATATGAAGCGGCGCATCTTCGGGTTCCAGCGGCGCGTCTGATGGCCGAAGTGAACGCCGGCCTCCAGCAGCTCCCTGATTCCTACCTGAGCCACGAA is drawn from Thermoleophilaceae bacterium and contains these coding sequences:
- the rpsB gene encoding 30S ribosomal protein S2, which codes for MAQVGIRELLEAGVHFGHQTRRWNPKMRRFIFGERGGIHIIDLQQTERLLQQAQEFAAEVASRGGTVLFVGTKKQARDAVKEAAEKGGMPYVNQRWLGGLLTNFQTINRRIRRLHQLTDWTQDGTLELLPTRERITAINEREKLEMNLGGVRDMQRTPDAVFIVDLKTEAIAVREAERLRIPIIGLVDTNVDPDAVTYPIPGNDDAIRSCKIIVDAIGDVVAERATQFRAEEEAARREREEQERREAEERARREAEEAAAREAAQREADEKARAQAAALEQQEQQQQQAAAAEASQVAGSQEAGSGAPSQEQTQEQQENAAEQGVSQ
- the tsf gene encoding translation elongation factor Ts, producing the protein MSTVEISAKDVKALRDRTGAGMMDCKAALQEAGGDVDKAVEILRVKGQAQAQKRSGRVASEGQVASYIHAGGRIGVLVEVNCETDFVARNEDFQEFVRDVALHIAAANPDFVSEEDVPEDVKQAEARIFEEQSMDKPDNVRPKIVEGRIRKWLEEVVLLNQEHVHGEKHDGKTIEQLRQDISAKTGENVVIRRFTRYQVGEE